The nucleotide sequence NNNNNNNNNNNNNNNNNNNNNNNNNNNNNNNNNNNNNNNNNNNNNNNNNNNNNNNNNNNNNNNNNNNNNNNNNNNNNNNNNNNNNNNNNNNNNNNNNNNNNNNNNNNNNNNNNNNNNNNNNNNNNNNNNNNNNNNNNNNNNNNNNNNNNNNNNNNNNNNNNNNNNNNNNNNNNNNNNNNNNNNNNNNNNNNNNNNNNNNNNNNNNNNNNNNNNNNNNNNNNNNNNNNNNNNNNNNNNNNNNNNNNNNNNNNNNNNNNNNNNNNNNNNNNNNNNNNNNNNNNNNNNNNNNNNNNNNNNNNNNNNNNNNNNNNNNNNNNNNNNNNNNNNNNNNNNNNNNNNNNNNNNNNNNNNNNNNNNNNNNNNNNNNNNNNNNNNNNNNNNNNNNNNNNNNNNNNNNNNNNNNNNNNNNNNNNNNNNNNNNNNNNNNNNNNNNNNNNNNNNNNNNNNNNNNNNNNNNNNNNNNNNNNNNNNNNNNNNNNNNNNNNNNNNNNNNNNNNNNNNNNNNNNNNNNNNNNNNNNNNNNNNNNNNNNNNNNNNNNNNNNNNNNNNNNNNNNNNNNNNNNNNNNNNNNNNNNNNNNNNNNNNNNNNNNNNNNNNNNNNNNNNNNNNNNNNNNNNNNNNNNNNNNNNNNNNNNNNNNNNNNNNNNNNNNNNNNNNNNNNNNNNNNNNNNNNNNNNNNNNNNNNNNNNNNNNNNNNNNNNNNNNNNNNNNNNNNNNNNNNNNNNNNNNNNNNNNNNNNNNNNNNNNNNNNNNNNNNNNNNNNNNNNNNNNNNNNNNNNNNNNNNNNNNNNNNNNNNNNNNNNNNNNNNNNNNNNNNNNNNNNNNNNNNNNNNNNNNNNNttgttcttcttcgattgttgtcgtactaccaaattcatcttttatagctgtttcatatttttttaataattctataggtgttagtttagttgttgtcgatgatgttccttctataggtttattagttcttaatacttttttgctattttcggttagatttgcaaaccatagttttactgatcctattactgttttttctatatattccggtgcatcttttatatttatattattatctaataattgttttgtcatatatcctatccataattgtattattttttctgtatctattaaatatatttatgacaaaatctttaaatatatttatgacaaaatctttcattattagaagtcatcaaaatttcactatttttcctaatttaagaattaaaattaattaaatgtatttattataaaacctttctttattaagaagtcatcaaaattaatgacaactaatactttttctattagtttacgaattctaaatcaacttaatatatatatatatattgtaacataaatatgatttaaattaatttatctcttTTAGCCTGAGGCAAAAAGAGAAAGCAGTACTATATGacaaacacaaaattaataatcTGTCAACCATTTGAAACTTCTAATGACaaagtatatatgtgtatatatttatatttatattattatattaaagtgtgaaagatttttaaaaactgatttaaacttttacattttattaaaaatcttcgtAATAGataagattatttaattttaaataatcaaattttacATGTGTAAAATATGTACAGTTAAACTAGTTGTCTTAAATATATCACgtgaaaaactaaaattaaaatattatcaaaagaaaaagaaatcattttttttaaacatattaaaaaggaaaataaattctttttaaacggagggagtaaatgaaaatttttaaagAGTTAGAATTTGTTAATATGCGTGTCTAACTCAATAGTCGAGGAGTAACAAGAGAGGCATTTTTTCTCGTTGATGTCAAACTTCAAGGTAAGTTGTCAGAATCAATCAAAACAAGGGGGAAGAAGAAATGGTCAAAGTCCTAAAAAAGAGACGAGTGAAGTTCGCTTGTGAATAGGAAGAACAAAGACAGAAATCTGCGGGCAGAAAAAAGAGGGGGAAAAAGGAAGGGAAGAAGAGAAGGAAgaagagaaggaagaagaagaaagtgcCATGGGCGATCTACTCTCATGGCTATTCTCCTTCTTCCTTCTCGTTTCTGTTCTTGGTACTATCCTCTACCAGGTAACTCTCTATTCGTATATTCTGAGAGGCAGATTTGGAATTTAAACTTGTGTGCTTTATTGTTGATCTCGTTATATTTTTATAGTGATAGTAGGGGTGTATATAGGTTGGGTTGGTTTagttttctattgaaaaaaaatcaaatcaattattttggtttattaaaactataaatcaaatcaaatcaatataaaatTGGTTTTTTTTGGTTTAGGGTTTAGTCGGTTTAGTCGGTTTTGtcgatttttttgattttttcatcttttttgatttttttataatatttatttttgataattatattgtgattgaagttaGATCAAGTGTGTTTTCATTCATGCGCTAATGAAAaatcacaattatgaaaaattgaggagcgaaaaattctcttgaaactaaagatgaagagtgaaaagtttaggttttaagtttatattggattttggattattttattagcaattaatggataaatattacaatttaaaggctcgtatatatatatatatctactttccaaatattgaaaattaataagactaattgaAAAGtctttaaaaagtagattataattaatattttatgtgtaaaaagttaaattatatacatgcatatatatatacatatatatatatatatctataatatattaaaagtgggaatatccttagaaaagtgaattgaactttttgcccttcgttAAAATCCTTACTTTAAACAAAATCttccttttcactattttttcttaatatttaaacaaaatcgtctttttcactatttcgtcctaatatttaagaattgaaaattaattaaatgtatttatggtaaaaaaaattccttattagaagacatcagaatttctatttctttttctgattcaagaattgaaaattaatttaatatatttatgttaactctttccttatttgaagtcatacaactgatacattttttattagtttaagaattctaaatcaactaaatttgattttaagaagatttgaaaaatctaaaaataaatataaaactattagaataagaaaaaattaagaagttccagatttttaaatgttttaagtacgtaatagaatgtaatcaataaatttgtaaagatttgactttaaaaataaggaacgattttatatatatgtatataaaataatcgtaacacaaatatggtttaaattgatgcgtctctcttatcctgtggcaacaagggaaagaggtatacaaatataaaagtgaTACCATCAACCACTTGGAATTggaaaacatatatgtgtatatgtttatgtttacattattgcattaaagtgtgaaagatttttgaaaagtgatttgaacttttacactttattaaaaatctccacaatagataaagttatttaattttaaataatcaaacgttacacgtgcaaGGCACGTGCGACTAAACTagcatatacacacacacatatatacacatatatacacacacacacacacatatatatattatgtcagtttgatttgggttcgattcgacttttttttggttaacaccaaactaaaccaagaatggtcgttttttttttcaaatgccaaaccaaccaaactaaaccataagttgctgccatgtgaccaggaggtcacgggttcaagtcttggaaacagcctctggcagaaatgcaaggtaaggctgcgtacgatacacctttgtggtggggccctttcccggacaccgcgcatagtggtagctttagtgcatcgggctgccctttttggtttggttcttcggtttggtttgacttgacggtttggtctgtacacccctagtgATGAGTTTATGTTTACTATTTATTACAATTTACATACAATTATACTCTGAAACGAAAGTATTGTGTTCAGATGAATCCGAGTTGATTTCTCATATGATCACACTCAATTAAGAGTTATTCTCATATAATGGCCTTCTTTGTTGAAAAAAAGATGTGCTTTATTATTGATCTCGTTATATTTTTATAGTGATGAGTTTATGTTTACTATTTATTGCAATTTACATACAATTATACTCTGAAACGAAAGTATTGTGTTCAGATGAATCCGAGTTGATTTCTCATATGATCACACTCAATTAAGAGTTATTCTCATAAAATGGCCTTCtttgttgaaaaaaattgaaattgggaAGAAAAGTGGCTTTATGAGATAATAACTACTCTCTTCATACGCCTTTTACTTATCTATATACGTATATGACTTGGCACAACCTTAGGAATactaaataaacaaataattttGCTATATTACCATTTGAATAGAATAAGTTCAATGCTTTTGAGAAATGCATTGAGTAATGACTATAGTTAATAATAAATGTAAATTAGACATAACATGGTAAAATATTTCCTAATTTTCCAAGTTGGACACGTAAagatggatggatggaatatTAGTTAAGTTATTATCTTATAAATCAATCTACCCGGTGCTCGAATGCTTCTTCCGACCCTGTCTTAATTGATACATATAAGTTCTTTTGAGGTAGTAATAGTGCTTCCTTTTTTGTGGGTTATGGTTTGTCAAAAATTTCTGCTGCACTGTTactaaagatattttttttaattttctttttgtgatGGGTGTTCTACAATGGAACTTGGGAAGTTAAGAATCTAGGTTTTGTGAAAGGGGAAATGTGGGGGAAATTTTGAGCAAATAAAAGTATATACAAACGTGAatattcaatttcaattcctgTTACCTTACATCAGCATAGATATCGGGTAATTCTGTCCACAAAGGCTTGGACTGATCAAAAGAAATAACCTAGTGTGTTTGCTTATGTTGGAAATTCAACCTGAAACCTCATCATTATCAACCGATCACTAGGCCTCACACTTGGGTGCATCAATTGCTAATTTTCTTCGAAATAATATAATTGTTGGCTACAGTGATAGGTTTCAATGTTGTTGAAGGGAGTGAGTGAACTCGGTCTTATTGCGCTAATATGTAAAAGGCGTATATTGGTTTGGTGCAGGAAGAAGACATTAGGTCATGAACTGCTTCACATCTTTTTTTTTAGTTCACATTAGCAATAGAACTGTGTCAATGTGAGTTTAGCATATCTGGTCCCAAGCCCCAAGCCCCGATTAAAGGAGGGTTGTAGTAGGCTCACCATCTGCGTAACAATGATTTAGATGAATTTTCTGGATAGAGGGAAATGGACTTAGCCAATTCATATAGGAACTCCAACTGGTATGGAATTGAGAGAATGATCAACAATAGAACAAGACTGGctttattatattttaagaatCATGGATCTTTACTTCTATAGCTTAAAATACATCCTTTGAAGTGATTTCTGTTCAACTTCATTCACTAGGATCACCCAATTTTTATCTAGAATAAAGAGTGCATTATTCCCAAAATGATCAAAATAGGCACCCAAGgctgtggcctagtggtcaatgaagtggattGAGTACCATGAGGCCTTAGGTTTAAAATCCTACGGAGGCAAAcatactaggtgatttcttcaaTTTGCTCAAGCCTTGATAGAGTTATCTGATATTTTTGCTGATCGGAGGTAGCAGGAACCCCGTGGAATCAACCGAGATGCGCACAAGCTGTCCCCGACACCATGATTATTAAAAAGGAAATTGAAGAGGGCAAAATTGGGTGTTCAACAATTCTTTGTTTCAATAGACAAATATCACTTTGATTTACTTGTTTGACCTTTGTGTTTTTTGTGTATTTACCATTTAATGTCTGATGACTTGATGTTATTTGTTAGCTCCTCTAGTGCTTTTTCTTTTGTTAGTCGAACTGAAAGACAAACAAGTATGTTGAATGTACCGGTTAACGTTATTATGTAGTGTGCACCATGTTGTAAACATAGACTGCATTCTCTGCATAGTGGTTTTCTTTAAGCCCTCCACTCTCTTTTCTTCCTCGTCTTATCTTCCTTATATTCAGGCTTGGAGAATATTACAGTAGCAATTATTTATTGCAGCTCATGTGCTTGGCAGATCTTGAACAGGATTATGTCAACCCTTATGATTCAGCAACACGGATTAACAGAATAGTGGTGCCAGAATTTGCTCTTCAAGGAGCCCTGTGCTTCCTACATCTTGTGACAGGGCATTGGTTGATGTTTCTGATATGTCTGCCATACTTGTACTATAACGTCCAAGTGTAAGCATCTATAGATGAAACATGTAGAAATTCGTTGCATGTGAAAGTTAATCCCTTTTACTGTTAGTTACCACTGGCATATTAACATATAATCTGACAACTGATTTTAACCCTTGATCAGCTATACTGAACGCTGCCACTTGGTATATGTAACTGAGATTTTCAATCAGCTTCCGTGGGAAAAGAAGATCCGGTTGTATAAGCTTGGATATCTTGTGATACTTCTTGCCTTTTCGATATTCTGGTATGGTGTCAGCAATAAGCTGCTAGTTCTCATCTCTGAAACAACTTGTAAACCTAACTATATCATTAGTTTGTTTTAACTCATGCCTAATCTTGTTTTTGATTTAGGATGGTTTGGAGTATTGTGGATGAATGAAGTACGGTGGATTGCTTCTATCAATGAGGGTTTGTACTCTCTTCCCCCTCCCTCCCTCTTTTATGACTTTAGAATTATATAGAAAAACTAGGATGGTCCTTAACTTGGTGCCTTTCTTTCAACCACTCGAAAGGTGTTTCTCTTTGTATAACTAGGATCAGTTATCTGACATAACTTTATCTTTCTATTCTCTTTATGTGTTTTGTTAAATACTTCATCCACTTTAGAGTTCCAGATGCACTGGTGCGACACTATTATGACTGAAGGTGTAACAAAGAACAAGGTAGCCTTCAAATTAAATGAAGGGAAGTTTTAAAAGATCTACACTCGAAATCGATGCATAGTTGCTTAGGAACTGAACTTGTTGAGAAATAAATAATGAAACCGATAACAACTAGCTGAGTGGCTTTGTAAAGCAAAACTGCAACTAAACTAAGAAGAGACTAAAGAAAAGCGACTCCTAGCACCTCACTTTGGCTAGATACATCTGCATTATGGATATAAATTCAGTTTCTGCAATTGCTTGCTAATCTTGGCTTCCAACTTCCTTGGCAGTGTACATCCTAACTTATCATCTTGACCATGACCGCATCAGATTCTCTTGTTTGGTTCCTCTTTTCAAATGTAGTATAGGCTTGTGCATTATTACCCTTTTGCCAAATGATAGATGAAGTTGAGCATTTAAAGAGCAAATGTTGTTTGTCTGCATCTTCATTTTCACATAATGGACATGTTGAGCTACTAGCCATACCCCATTTAATCATCCTGTCTCTTGTATATAACCTTTCCTTGAATTGCCAAATATAGGATAAAAAGCCACCTTGGGCTGTCTTTATTTTACTGCAAACCATTTTCCTCCATTCTCAGATTGTTATACATCTTCCTTATGGAGTATTTCCCAAAGTTCTGTAGGTCTTCATTCGATAGCCCCATCACCCTCCATATGCTTCTTGGCATTGAGGATTTTTTGGATTATCCATGTTGCCTAGTACTCACCTCCCAGATTGCTTTCGCTTTAGCATAGTAAATGTTCATTGTATCCGTGGTTTATCTTTCTTCTTGCATAGATTCCAATAATTCTTCAAGTGATAGCTTTGTTCCAAACCAGCATATCAGTAAATATTTAGTCGTCCAGCTGATTTGAGCAACCATAGTTTATCCCAGGCTACCAAAGCCTTCTTTGAACGTTTTGTAGCACTAGTCTATAGGAATCTTCTACCGACAATCTCAATAGGTAGAAGAAAATTTGGGACCAAAGGTTTTGCTGTCCAAGTGGTAAACCAAAGGCTTTTGCAGTCCAAATGTTATGATTCAATCAATTTGAACTTGTCAGTGGGAGTTGTAGGAATTTAAGTTAAAACACCTCAAGCATGTGTTAGTTGTTACATTTCATCATCTCCTAAATCTTTTTTTTCTGGGCTTCATTATTTGTTCTCTCCACCTCTTTTCTCAGGTTTGATCGAATGAAGAAACTGGGATTGTTCTGGCACTAGCACGGTGAAGCTGGCCGTCTGACATCTATCGGTTTACTAAGTTAATCATGCCATAAACGAATTGTGATGATGGCTTTATGGAATTAATCTAATTTGAAGGAAGAGTTGGAAGTTCTCAACTAGCTGGGAAACATACACACACTTTTAGCTCtagtcatttttctcttttttggtaGGTTAACTTTATGATGCCCTTTAAGCATCTAATTTATTGGGCAATAGGCATAGAGTTGAACTTACGTAAATCAGAATAGTGTTGTGATCTTATATCATAATGTCTTAGCAAATGATTTACTGAATGTACTATTTCCAGTGGAGATCAATGTTTAATTGTAGAAATGTTgtcacatgttttgatgatgacaaGATGATAATTAGAGGACCAGGTCCGTTGCTTACGTTGCTGATACACAGCTGTCAcactctgcacagttttgtctGCTATTGCAACAACTGTGCAGGTGCACAACGTATTAGAATGAACACCCGATCCAATCAAAATTCGACCGTACTGTTCTGCACTACTATAAATACAAAAGGATGCTTCTTCCTCAATAATAGTTTTTGTAAATTGAAGAATTCTACTGTGGTGGTGAAAGCTCTAAGCTTAAGTTCTAATACTCTTACTGCTCATAGTGTTGGTATTCTTGAGTCAAGTCCGGTAATTGCTTTACTCAAAGATTAAgagtaaaattttctttttgcGTTTGagtttcttaggtagagttatgTAAGTTTGTGTTAGTTAGAGTCACCAATCTTGAGAGTGATTTTGACAGAGTTGTCAAGAGGtgattgtaatagagttattacaaattaGAGGAACTTAGAGTTAAGTTCTaatggagtctgtaatcaagatttgttttgattatagtggagtttGAAAGCTTGTGAGCACAGGCTGTGGTTTCTCCTTTGAGCAAGGGGGTTACCACGTAAAATCATTGTgttgatttatttacttattctCTGAGTGTTACTGTTTTAGTCATATATTTTACTCAGAGGACCTGGTCTCTTAGCGGTATTGTACTCCTACATTTCATCAAGAAAGACTTACCTTCGGGGTACTATGGATTTGTGACTTTTCTTCGTTGTGCTAGGGCAGGTCCTGAACTGTCCCAACTCAGTTTTGCTAGTTGTAACTGGCATCTAACGAGCTATACAGACCTTTTTGCGAAAGATCTCATTATTGAAACCATCACGTGTATAATTGAAGAAACATTCACCAAGCAAAATATAACGCTGTGAAGGAGCGAAGGACATGATACAcaactcaaaatactaaaataggaATGAGAGCAGCCAACATGAATCGGTTGACTCACTTTAGCTAAATTAGATATCGACCCGAATCAGATCACATGAACACCACTAGAGAATGAGTGGATATGGTGAGAATTAATCCCAGTAAAATTATCGACTGGCTCCTCCATCTTTCCCTGTGAAGCAAGTCTTCGAAAGAAGAAATGAAAGCAACAACATAATAAAGCGGCACTAGTAATAACCAAAAGCAGACAACTGTATAATGAACGACAATCTCAACAATATATGATTCATAGATGCACGTTGGGCCCTCGTGTATCGTGTATGCATCTCTACTAGACCAATCAGGAGTGGGACTATTGAGATatgtcaaaatataaagaagtaaattACTATAACGCCCCGAGACTACCCTTAGATGTCACACTccgcttagaaccataagtgatcctaagctaacccatgacatcGGCGTGATtcgtgagcaactgaataaatacataaaatcagAAGCAATAAGCGGAAGAGATGTCATTAGCTAAACTTGTGCAATACAAAACTATTCAAAAACTTACAACACTGGTTATACAaaggaaactgaaactaaatacatcaactttgactgactgtctatgaagcctctactaatactgactataagtAACTTACACATGATCCCCAACCATCCCTAATCAACACGACTAAATAGAAAATATAATACCGAAACTAGCGTTGACTCGATTCCTCAAATCAAGAGAACTCATCATATGCTGGCTGAAAGCTGCGTGCTGTCTGTTTATGGTGTTATGGGCTGCAACTGGTACCAACAtgatgaaacaatgtagccagacaaacatatatgtggttagtattTTTGAGatgtactgaatatgtgggggtgaatgcaataagaaaactaaaactgaccatactttcaaatcatgcatggtaagtgtaaaaggactcaccttggtcatgaataaaactgaaagctgaaatatcataAAGCGTGAATAGTAAAGTATAATCTGATAAGCTTAGTGAGTTATGACACTtgatttctaaaatctttacttttagttttctttatgggagattcttataatcgacataaatcatgtgagctattatggagtccaacgtctgacccacgttgaggagggttgttctaaccttgccatcagagtagaacctgaactagagtgatcactaaactgagtcCATATTGGGCAAGGAGAACACTCTCTagcgaggcccctaaacctacggTGACACATAGTTTCTAGAAAATAGGATACACTGATCCCATAcctccctctcggtgctaaatactactctcatatatatatatacatacacatacactGTATGCTCATACTtttgaaattcaccttaaaataagcaTCTGGGTTTATAAATCTGAAAATCAATCATACTTCTGTTAATAAATCATACTCATGAATATCTGTGAGAATTTCATATCATGTTTGAGATCATAAGACcaaactgaaatctaaatcatACTGTAGTAATCTTAGATAataaatctaaacttcttgtaaaTTGAGAGAGTCATGATAAATTCATATGCTCTTATTTGTGAATTGACTAAATCAGgctgaaaatcatatatattcaccatctcataaaaattcatgtcaaaattctaaaattcatctcataataacAATCAAATAAGTGAAAACATGAACAAGGGTATATTCTTGTGCTAATGAACTTTAATTTCCATTATAATGTCATAATCTCGAAAATATgaaaattgggtatgaaccctaattgaactctcataaatttaattaaaaaaaaccaaAGCtgttgggcacaaggatgaaaggttatctttattcaaatcccacatacctgattatttttgattcttgaattgaagtTTTTGGGATTTGAACTTGGAGATGAAAAACCCCAATTTCTTGCTttgggagaaaagaaaaaatgcgtGTTTATTGAATAATTTGGTGTTGTACTAAGAATAAGGGATTTGGGGTTGTTTTGACTTTTTAATCAGCCTTAAAATAGCTTAAACGACATAATTTTGAGgttaaaagagtgaaaaaagacCAGAAAACCCCTTAGAAACTGTCTGGAAGTCGCCTGGAAATAGTCCCAATGACTTAGATCACGACTCGTAGGATCTCACCACAAGCCGTGACTTGAATCGTGGTCAAAATTCTAATTTCAGCCTCTACTGCCCAGATTGCGACTATTTCCTAACGACCGTAACGAGACATTACGAGTCGTAGTCTGCGAagctttgatagtgcttcagtattttgTCCATAAGCTTTCACCCTGGtttcgaattaaggcaaaattggtatcgttggaaaggtattTCAAGTATCGATCTATTGGTGGGTCGTGAACTCAAATATTCTTAGTATaccaaaagttatgctcatttgaaattgaATGTAGTTAGATACTTCACAAtaatttaatcgctaagggaaGTTTTGACTTGTTTATAAGCTTGAAGCTATTTGAggtcttaatatatgtctaaatcactCACTTATAAAACTAATCAAATATTATGTttgatttttcatgaacttaaagcatggttctaataatGTCTTgaatttttgaggtgttacattTATGAAGAAGTCAAACGGTGCGAATatgcaatatatatttatatatatatatgttcatatatatgtacacacatatatataaaataaaaatagtttaccTAGCAATATTGTGCAATTTTCCGAATCAAGTACATGTGACTCTGCCACTGAAACCAACCCCTAAATCCTTTATCCATAAAACTTCTAGGTCCTGTTAGATGTCTTTTGCAAATTAGATTGCTAAATTGTTCACATGAGCCCTCGTCAATAGAATGACTAAACCAAGTCCATGTACGCTCACCAGTAAAATGGCTAGACCAAAGTTCATGATAAAGAGTATAGACTAAACTCAACAAGGAAAATACAACATTTTGTACGAGCAAATATCATCCATTAATGAGCATCTCACAAAGCAAGTTAATTAGCACATATATAATGCATTTCTAGCATACTTCAAATAATATACTATGATGTCACATCAATATGTCATAAAATATGTTGATGTCATGCTTttacaatttaaaaatatcatgcTTTAATCATAAAAAAGTATACATAGAATAATAGCTCGAAAATAgcacatattatatatttattacgTGTTCGCCCCATTATATACTAGATAGTCGCGGCATATTTATATAAGTAATAAATCATGCTTTAGGAAAAGTAAACAATCTAAAGTTTAAAATCTCACTTAGCTTGAAATAGGCAATCTTCCTAGACCCGTAAATCCCAACTCTCTTCCAATTAAACCTCCAATTGCCTCAAGCTAGGCAAATTATCAATTAAAGATATCAATTTCCCCAATCGGGGTCATCCCCATATTTTAGGTCAAGTCTTGATACNNNNNNNNNNNNNNNNNNNNNNNNNNNNNNNNNNNNNNNNNNNNNNNNNNNNNNNNNNNNNNNNNNNNNNNNNNNNNNNNNNNNNNNNNNNNNNNNNNNNNNNNNNNNNNNNNNNNNNNNNNNNNNNNNNNNNNNNNNNNNNNNNNNNNNNNNNNNNNNNNNNNNNNNNNNNNNNNNNNNNNNNNNNNNNNNNNNNNNNNNNNNNNNNNNNNNNNNNNNNNNNNNNNNNNNNNNNNNNNNNNNNNNNNNNNNNNNNNNNNNNNNNNNNNNNNNNNNNNNNNNNNNNNNNNNNNNNNNNNNNNNNNNNNNNNNNNNNNNNNNNNNNNNNNNNNNNNNNNNNNNNNNNNNNNNNNNNNNNNNNNNNNNNNNNNNNNNNNNNNNNNNNNNNNNNNNNNNNNNNNNNNNNNNNNNNNNNNNNNNNNNNNNNNNNNNNNNNNNNNNNNNNNNNNNNNNNNNNNNNNNNNNNNNNNNNNNNNNNNNNNNNNNNNNNNNNNNNNNNNNNNNNNNNNNNNNNNNNNNNNNNNNNNNNNNNNNNNNNNNNNNNNNNNNNNNNNNNNNNNNNNNNNNNNNNNNNNNNNNNNNNNNNNNNNNNNNNNNNNNNNNNNNNNNNNNNNNNNNNNNNNNNNNNNNNNNNNNNNNNNNNNNNNNNNNNNNNNNNNNNNNNNNNNNNNNNNNNNNNNNNNNNNNNNNNNNNNNNNNNNNNNNNNNNNNNNNNNNNNNNNNNNNNNNNNNNNNNNNNNNNNNNNNNNNNNNNNNNNNNNNNNNNNNNNNNNNNNNNNNNNNNNNNN is from Capsicum annuum cultivar UCD-10X-F1 chromosome 5, UCD10Xv1.1, whole genome shotgun sequence and encodes:
- the LOC107870890 gene encoding protein cornichon homolog 4 isoform X1, whose amino-acid sequence is MGDLLSWLFSFFLLVSVLGTILYQLMCLADLEQDYVNPYDSATRINRIVVPEFALQGALCFLHLVTGHWLMFLICLPYLYYNVQVYTERCHLVYVTEIFNQLPWEKKIRLYKLGYLVILLAFSIFWMVWSIVDE
- the LOC107870890 gene encoding probable protein cornichon homolog 2 isoform X2, coding for MAILLLPSRFCSWYYPLPDLEQDYVNPYDSATRINRIVVPEFALQGALCFLHLVTGHWLMFLICLPYLYYNVQVYTERCHLVYVTEIFNQLPWEKKIRLYKLGYLVILLAFSIFWMVWSIVDE